A genomic segment from Brienomyrus brachyistius isolate T26 chromosome 9, BBRACH_0.4, whole genome shotgun sequence encodes:
- the josd2 gene encoding josephin-2 — translation MSEGDVFHEKQRLELCAIHALNNVLQEKVFTKETADEICKRLAPQCVVNPHRSMLGTGNYDVNVIMAALQSRGLAAVWWDKRRSVQCLCADQVQGFILNVPSRVSLGMVSLPLRRRHWLAVKQVSGSYYNLDSKLKNPICIGGEAELRTFLSEQLSQDVSEMLLVVQREVEEDGSWLTSDERKK, via the exons ATGAGCGAAGGAGACGTTTTCCACGAGAAGCAGAGGCTGGAGCTGTGTGCCATTCATGCATTGAACAACGTACTTCAGGAGAAAGTCTTCACGAAGGAGACAGCCGACGAGATATGCAAGCG ttTGGCGCCGCAGTGTGTCGTGAATCCTCATCGCTCAATGTTAGGGACAGGGAACTACGATGTTAACGTGATTATGGCCGCACTTCAGAGTCGGGGGTTGGCTGCTGTATGGTGGGACAAACGAAG GTCTGTACAGTGTCTGTGTGCAGACCAGGTGCAAGGTTTCATCCTGAACGTACCTTCCCGGGTCTCACTGGGAATGGTGTCCCTCCCTCTCAGGCGAAGGCATTGGCTGGCCGTGAAGCAAGTCAGTGGATCCTACTATAATCTGGACTCTAAACTTAAGAATCCTATTTGCATTGGAGGCGAAGCTGAACTTCG TACCTTCCTCAGTGAGCAGCTATCTCAGGACGTGTCAGAGATGCTCCTTGTCGTCCAAAGGGAGGTGGAGGAAGACGGGAGCTGGCTGACCAGCGACGAGCGAAAGAAGTGA